In the Actinomycetota bacterium genome, GCAGATGACATACTGCGTTTTGCCTTTATCAAGTTCGGAAGTTCGAACTGGAACAGTTCCGAGCGGAATCAGCTTTGCACCTGGCACATGCCCATCCAGATATTCATCTGGTTCACGAACATCTATCAATTCCACTTCGCCCAATATTTTGTTGAGTTCGCTAACCGTTATTTCTTTCATTGCATTCCTACTTCCTAATTGGCTGCGGGACAGCTTGGCAACTTTTTCCCATTTTTAAAATCAGTCAGAGCGGTTACGGCTTCAGTTAATGTGGAAACTGGTGTCACCACTAAATTCTCGGGAATGTGGCCGACCAAATCCGAGCAATTTTCCCTCGGAGCCAGGAATAATTTTGCACCGTGTGAAGAGGAAGCTGAAATTTTCTGGACGATTCCACCAATCGCACCAACTTGACCATCTGAGTCGATAGTTCCGGTACCCGCAATTATTTTTCCACCGCTAAGAAAACCTGGAGTTAACTTATCGATTATTGATAATGCGAACATCATCCCGCCACTTGGTCCTCCGACATTAGAAACTTCAAAATCAATTTTGAAATCGGACTCAAACTTTGTGTCAACTCCGATCCCTATGTATGGAGTGTTCTTAAGTTCCGGGTGCTGCACAGAACGAATTTTCACCACTTTGGTAAGTCCATTACGCAATAAAGATAGTGAGATAACTTGGCCAACTTTGCCTGAGCGAATTAAGGTCACAGCCTGTTTTGCCGTTGTCACTTCACGCCCATTTATCGCGAGCAAAACATCGCCTGGCTCTAATTTTCCATCAGCTGGAAAATCGATTGAAACGGAGCCAACGAAAATCTGGCTTTTAATCGGTAAGCCAAGATAATCCAAGGCAGCAGCGGTAGCGCTATTCTGCGACTCGCTGAAGTCCGCAACGCTCATTTGTTGGTCTTCGTCTTCGGTAAGCCAATCAGGATAAATTGCTTCGCGTGGTGTGACACTTATTTCAGGGTCAAGCCAGCCCTGGATGGCTTGGAAAAGGTCAATCCCTTCCTCTGGCCCCCCGTAAACCGAAACCGTAGTCATGTTCAGTTCACCACCAGTTGGGTAAGTCTGGGTTCCGGAAATGGCGACGAGCTGTTTGCCATCGATAGATCCTAAGGTGTTAAAGAGTGGCCCTGGCCGCTCTAAAACATATGGGATTGGCTGAAAAAGCGCGGCAACGCCTAGCGCAACCAGGAGAAAAGACAGGCTTACCAGGCGGCGTTTTGGCACTGTTCTCCCCTTTAGTTTGGGCATTATCCTCCCAGCGTACGGTATTCAAGAGTCCAAAATTCGCCAGTAGCGTACTTAGATTGAGTATTTGGGTCACTGGGTAACTTACGCTTAGATAGCAATCGGTTATTTTTCGCAAGATTTAAGGTGATGCTCATTGTCTATTCCCTTTGGTTTCTCGCCTGGCGAAAGTAACAGTGAGGATTTGGCAAAATTCTTTGAAAATTTGTCGCAGCTGATGCAGAACTCGGATAAAGCAGATTCGGGGCCAGTCAACTGGAAAGCGGTTGAACAAACCAGTTCAGCGGTGTTGCACGATGCTGGCGATCCAGCGGTTGACTCAGACTTCAAGCAGGCTGCGCTTAGTGCTAGTGATTTAGCTGACTTATGGCTCAATGAAGCAACTTCACTACCCAGCGGTGGTGAAAAGTGCGAAGTGCTAACGCGCGGACAATGGATTGCGCAAACTTTATTAGCTTGGCAAAGTCTGGTAAATCCAGTAGCACAAGGTCTGACTCAGGCAATGGCAACCATCATCCCAGCCGAGCTAGATACCGAGTCATTGGCCATCCCGCCAGAAGTGATGGCAGAGTTACCGCCTGAGATTGCTAGCCAGATGGAGCAACTGCTTAACTCGGGTGAACTTGGCAAGTTAATTGGTCCAATAATGGATTTGGCTAAATCAATGGGTGCCACTTTGTTTGGCAATCAATTTGGCCATGGTTTGGGCGTAATGGCCACAAAAGTCCTCAGCGGCACTG is a window encoding:
- a CDS encoding rhodanese-like domain-containing protein, whose product is MKEITVSELNKILGEVELIDVREPDEYLDGHVPGAKLIPLGTVPVRTSELDKGKTQYVIC
- a CDS encoding PDZ domain-containing protein; the encoded protein is MPKLKGRTVPKRRLVSLSFLLVALGVAALFQPIPYVLERPGPLFNTLGSIDGKQLVAISGTQTYPTGGELNMTTVSVYGGPEEGIDLFQAIQGWLDPEISVTPREAIYPDWLTEDEDQQMSVADFSESQNSATAAALDYLGLPIKSQIFVGSVSIDFPADGKLEPGDVLLAINGREVTTAKQAVTLIRSGKVGQVISLSLLRNGLTKVVKIRSVQHPELKNTPYIGIGVDTKFESDFKIDFEVSNVGGPSGGMMFALSIIDKLTPGFLSGGKIIAGTGTIDSDGQVGAIGGIVQKISASSSHGAKLFLAPRENCSDLVGHIPENLVVTPVSTLTEAVTALTDFKNGKKLPSCPAAN